Below is a genomic region from Bradyrhizobium sp. 1(2017).
CCGGCGACGTCGAGCGCCTGGTTGCGCTCGATTTCCAGTTGCCGCGTGTTCTGCTCGGCGGCGATCCGTTCGGCGGCGAGCGTCCGCTCGCGGGCGATGCGGGCGGCTTCGACCGCGCGCTGCGCCTCGATCTCGGCCTCCTGGATGGTTCGCACCTGCTGGATCTCCAGCGCGCGAGTCCGCTCGTCCGAGGAGATGCGTTCGACATTGACGATCAGCGTCTGGGCGATGCGGGCCTTCTCGGTGGCCTCGCGCGCGGCGATCTCGGCCTCGTCGACCGCACGCGTGCGCTCGATCTCGCGGCGCCTCGTCTCCTCCTCGTTGGCGATGCGGGCATCCGTGACGACACGATCCTGCTGGATCCGCGCCTTCTCGATGGCTTCGCGCGCGGCGATCTCGGCTTCCTCGACCGTGCGCATCCGCTCGATCTCACGCTGGCGGACCTCACGCTCCGAAGCGATGCGGGTGGTGTCGATCGAGCGCTGGTTGGCGATCCTGGTCTTCTCGATCTCCTCGCGCGCCAGCAGCTCCTTCTCCTCGATGGTGCGGGTCCGCTCGATCTCCTTCTGGCGTGTCTCGCGCTCGGAGGCGATGCGAGCCTCCGCGATCGCCTGGTCGTTGGCGATGCGGGCGCGCTCGATGGCCTCGCGGGCGGAGATCTGCGCCTGTTCGGCCTCGGTCTCGCGCAGCGCCCGTTCGCGGGCCACTTCCGTGCGCTGCAGCGCGCGGCGCATCTCAATGTCGCGTTCCTGCTCCAGGCGCGCGGTCTCGCTCTCGCGCTCGATCTCCAGCGCCTGCCGCTCGGCTTCGAGATTGCGGGTGCGGATCTTGATCATCGAGTCCTGCTCGATGTCGTTGCGCAGCTTGCGCCGGGCTTCGATGTCCTCCATCAGCCGCGTCAAGCCCTCGGCGTCGAAGCGGTTCGAGGGGTTGAAGAACTCGAGATCGGTCTGGTCGAGATCGGTGATCGCGACGGATTCCAGCTCGAGGCCGTTCTGGGCGAGGGCCTCGGCGGCATTGGTCTTGACCCGTGCGACATAGTCGCCGCGCCGCTCGTGCATCTCCTCCATGGTCATTTCGGAGGCGACCGAGCGGATCGCGGAGATGAATTTGCCGGCCAGCAGTGCATGCAGCTGTCCGGGTTCCATGGTGCGGCGGCCGAGCGTCGCCGCGGCGATCGAGACGGCCTCGCGGGTCGGCTGCACGCGGACATAGAAGTCGGCCTCGATATCGACGCGCATGCGGTCGCGCGTGATCACGGCATCCTGCCTGGAGCGGACGATGCCCATCGGCAGCACGTTCATGTTGACCGGCGTGTAGTCATGGATGAACGGGAGCACGAAGGCGCCGCCGTTGATCACCACGCGTTCGCCGAGGAAGCCGGTGCGGACGAACGAAGTCTCCTTGGAGGAGCGATGGTAGAGCCAGTTCACGATGTAGACGCCAACCACGATCACGACGATCGCGACGATCAGCCAGAGGATCAATTCACCGATCAGATTCCCCGACATCTTTCCCTCCCTCGTACCTTCGGCGTTACCGCGCGCCGATCGCCTTGAATTGACGCACCTGTTCCGTCAGCGCCCGCTCCACGGGCAGCCGCTCCATCGAGGAGGCGCCGTAGAAGCCATGGCAATGGCGGGTGTTCTTCATGATGAAATTTGCGTCGGCGGGATCGGCGATCGGACCGCCATGCGCCAGCACCAGGATATCCGGATTGACGCTGAGCGCGGCGGACGCCCAGGTGTCGATCTGGGCGGGGCAGTCCTTGAGCTTCGGAGCGGTCTGCGCGCCGATCGAGCCGCCGGTGGTCAGGCCCATGTGACAGACGATGATGTCGGCGCCGGCGATCGCCATCGCAGCGGCTTCCTTCTCGCTGAAGACATAGGGCGTCGTCAGCATGTCCTTGTCGTGCGCCTTGGCGATCATGTCGATCTCCAGCGCATAGGACATCCCGGTCTCTTCGAGATTGGCGCGGAAGGTGCCGTCGATCAGGCCGACGGTCGGAAAGTTCTGGACGCCGGCAAATCCGAGCGCCTTCAGCTGGTCGAGAAACACGTCCATGTCGCGGAACGGATCGGTGCCGTTGACCCCGGCGAGCACCGGCGTCCTGGTGACCACGGGCAGCACTTCGTTCGCCATTTCGAGCACGATGGCATTGGCATCACCGTAAGCCATCAGGCCCGCGAGCGAGCCGCGGCCGGCCATTCGATAGCGGCCGGAATTGTAGATGACGATCAGGTCCACCCCGCCGGCCTCTTCGCATTTTGCCGACAGCCCCGTGCCGGCGCCGCCACCGACGATCGGCTCGCCGCGGCGCGCCATATCGCGAAACCGCTTCAGCAGAGCTGCGCGTTCAAACCTCGCCATCGGTCACCTCGCTAGTCTCCGCCGCACACCCGTGCGACCGAACAGGATTCGGAACGCACCGACGATGGCGGCGGCAAAGTCGGGATCGTTGATGTTCTTGGGGATACGAATGAGCTGACGATTGCCGGTCTGCCGCACGGTGCGCTCCAACGTGCGGAACAGCGCCGCGTCGGCGTCGGGGTCCCAGAATGGCTGGCCGCGCGCATCGAGCGCGGAAACGCCGCCCTCTGGCAGGAAGAAGCGCACGGGGCCATCCATCTGGTTGAGCCGTTCGCCGATCCAGCGGCCCATGCGCTCGTTCTCTTCGGCCGTCGTCCGCATCAGCGTCACCTGCGGATTGTGGACGTGGAGTTTGCGGCCGCGATAGCGTTCGGGAATGGTCTCCGGCGCGCCAAAATTGACCATGTCGAGCGCGCCCACCGAGCCGACATAGGGCAGGCGGCTGCGAATGATCGCGCCGAAGCGGTCGTCCGTCGCGGGAAACACGCCGCCCATCAGCAGGTCGCAGATCTCGGTTGTGGTCAGGTCGATCACGCCGGCGAGCTGGCCGGACTCGACGAGCTTCTCCATGGAACGGCCGCCGACGCCGGTGGCGTGGAAGACCAGGCACTCGAAATCGTCGCGCAG
It encodes:
- a CDS encoding flotillin family protein, giving the protein MSGNLIGELILWLIVAIVVIVVGVYIVNWLYHRSSKETSFVRTGFLGERVVINGGAFVLPFIHDYTPVNMNVLPMGIVRSRQDAVITRDRMRVDIEADFYVRVQPTREAVSIAAATLGRRTMEPGQLHALLAGKFISAIRSVASEMTMEEMHERRGDYVARVKTNAAEALAQNGLELESVAITDLDQTDLEFFNPSNRFDAEGLTRLMEDIEARRKLRNDIEQDSMIKIRTRNLEAERQALEIERESETARLEQERDIEMRRALQRTEVARERALRETEAEQAQISAREAIERARIANDQAIAEARIASERETRQKEIERTRTIEEKELLAREEIEKTRIANQRSIDTTRIASEREVRQREIERMRTVEEAEIAAREAIEKARIQQDRVVTDARIANEEETRRREIERTRAVDEAEIAAREATEKARIAQTLIVNVERISSDERTRALEIQQVRTIQEAEIEAQRAVEAARIARERTLAAERIAAEQNTRQLEIERNQALDVAGITARETTEASRIAQEERVRSLEIARNRAVEEADIASREAIEAARIAQEKAVAAERIQAERDTRSLEIERTGVLEAAELKRRDAIERQRITVDLALEAERINSSKKREVLNIEQKKAIEIADEDRVIALSTKKSERIDADRQVRQAEIVARKEVETTDVSREQALEAARIERRRAIEQLEVARVQSLQEAEIASREEVERARIASDRGLDEARVGRERELRKLEVNREKDVETVLMEKAIAIHQKSLEESAARAAAEEARIRATEAAERVVTARESEIAKRRKTVEVLLAEKQAEETRIAAEAERVRAAVEAEAQRMLNEAENVLTDQARYSLFRRKLLDRIEGIVRESVKPMEKIEGIRILQVDGLNGNGHGGNGGRSATDEVIDSALRYRVQAPLIDSILSDIGVEGGSLAKMPGLIREARDMQGIKDSARKSGGGGDKPAASPPAAEGGEPPAERGPRKKS
- a CDS encoding phosphoenolpyruvate hydrolase family protein — protein: MARFERAALLKRFRDMARRGEPIVGGGAGTGLSAKCEEAGGVDLIVIYNSGRYRMAGRGSLAGLMAYGDANAIVLEMANEVLPVVTRTPVLAGVNGTDPFRDMDVFLDQLKALGFAGVQNFPTVGLIDGTFRANLEETGMSYALEIDMIAKAHDKDMLTTPYVFSEKEAAAMAIAGADIIVCHMGLTTGGSIGAQTAPKLKDCPAQIDTWASAALSVNPDILVLAHGGPIADPADANFIMKNTRHCHGFYGASSMERLPVERALTEQVRQFKAIGAR